The Streptomyces sp. NBC_01255 genome window below encodes:
- the xseA gene encoding exodeoxyribonuclease VII large subunit, producing the protein MALTTSAEAPLPVGEVSRLIGGWIDRLGAIWVEGQITQLSRRPGAGVVFLTLRDPSYDISIGVTCYRQVFDSVADLVSEGARVVVHAKPEWYAPRGQLSLRAVEIKPVGIGELLARLEQLKRSLAAEGLFALDRKKPLPFLPHLIGLVCGRASAAERDVLENARRRWPAVRFEVRNVPVQGVKAVPQVVQAVKELDAHEDVDVIIVARGGGSVEDLLPFSDEQLVRAVADCRTPVVSAIGHEPDSPLLDLVADLRASTPTDAAKKVVPDVGEELDRVRGLRDRALRTVRGLLEREERGLAHALARPVMEHPQRMVEVREDEIDALLARSRRVLGHLLDRADSELSHTRARVRALSPAATMERGYAVLQRADGAVVRSPEEVAEGEELRARVAEGEFAVRRVGGDVAGPA; encoded by the coding sequence ATGGCTCTGACTACGTCCGCCGAAGCACCGCTTCCCGTCGGTGAGGTCTCCCGGCTGATCGGGGGCTGGATCGACCGGCTCGGAGCGATCTGGGTCGAGGGGCAGATCACGCAGCTGTCGCGGCGACCCGGCGCCGGGGTCGTCTTCCTGACCCTGCGGGATCCCTCGTACGACATCTCCATCGGCGTCACCTGCTACCGCCAGGTCTTCGACTCGGTCGCGGACCTGGTGTCCGAGGGCGCCCGGGTCGTCGTGCACGCCAAGCCCGAGTGGTACGCGCCGCGCGGGCAGCTGTCGCTGCGGGCCGTGGAGATCAAGCCGGTCGGCATCGGCGAGCTGCTCGCCCGGCTCGAGCAGCTGAAGCGGAGCCTGGCGGCCGAGGGGCTCTTCGCGCTCGACCGGAAGAAGCCGCTGCCGTTCCTGCCGCACCTGATCGGGCTCGTCTGCGGACGCGCCTCGGCGGCGGAGCGGGACGTCCTGGAGAACGCGCGGCGCCGCTGGCCGGCCGTCCGCTTCGAGGTGCGGAACGTCCCGGTGCAGGGCGTGAAGGCGGTCCCCCAGGTCGTCCAGGCGGTGAAGGAGCTCGACGCCCACGAGGACGTGGACGTGATCATCGTCGCCCGGGGCGGCGGCAGCGTCGAGGACCTGCTGCCGTTCTCGGACGAGCAGCTCGTGCGCGCCGTCGCCGACTGCCGTACGCCGGTGGTCTCCGCGATCGGGCACGAGCCGGACTCGCCCCTCCTCGACCTGGTGGCCGACCTGCGGGCCTCGACGCCCACGGACGCCGCCAAGAAGGTCGTACCGGACGTCGGGGAGGAGCTCGACCGGGTGCGCGGGCTGCGGGACCGGGCGCTGCGGACCGTGCGGGGGCTCCTGGAGCGGGAGGAGCGCGGTCTGGCGCACGCGCTCGCGCGGCCCGTCATGGAGCATCCGCAGCGGATGGTCGAGGTCCGCGAGGACGAGATCGACGCGCTGCTCGCGCGGAGCCGCCGTGTCCTGGGGCACCTCCTGGACCGGGCCGACTCGGAGCTTTCGCACACGCGGGCGCGGGTCCGGGCGCTGTCGCCCGCCGCGACGATGGAGCGCGGGTACGCGGTGCTCCAGAGGGCGGACGGCGCGGTGGTCCGCTCACCCGAGGAGGTCGCGGAGGGCGAGGAGCTGCGGGCCCGGGTCGCCGAGGGCGAGTTCGCGGTGCGACGCGTGGGCGGGGACGTGGCCGGACCGGCCTGA
- a CDS encoding exodeoxyribonuclease VII small subunit: MAAGTEEAALGYEQARDELIEVVRRLEAGGTSLEESLALWERGEELAKVCRRRLEGARARLDASLAAERAAEAEAAGGGPGGEE; the protein is encoded by the coding sequence ATGGCAGCCGGCACGGAAGAGGCGGCGCTCGGGTACGAGCAGGCGCGGGACGAGCTGATCGAGGTCGTGCGGCGGCTGGAGGCCGGCGGGACGTCCCTGGAGGAGTCCCTCGCGCTCTGGGAGCGCGGCGAGGAGCTGGCGAAGGTCTGCCGGCGCCGGCTCGAGGGCGCGCGGGCCCGGCTGGACGCCTCCCTGGCGGCGGAGCGCGCGGCCGAGGCGGAGGCGGCGGGCGGGGGCCCGGGCGGAGAGGAGTAG
- a CDS encoding malonic semialdehyde reductase has product MSLALDPAAQDLLFREARTANTFTDEPVTDEQVQAIYDLVQYGPTAFNQTPLRITLVRSPEARERLVKHMAEGNQAKTATAPLVAILSADNEFHEELPALLPHFPQAKDMFFSERPVREQSAVLNAALQAAYFIVGVRAAGLAAGPMTGLDFAGLQKEFLDGDHTPLMVVNIGKPGEDAWFPRSPRLAYDDVVTTV; this is encoded by the coding sequence ATGTCTCTCGCCCTTGACCCCGCCGCCCAGGACCTCCTTTTCCGTGAGGCCCGCACCGCCAACACGTTCACCGACGAGCCGGTGACCGACGAGCAGGTTCAGGCGATCTACGACCTGGTGCAGTACGGTCCGACCGCCTTCAACCAGACCCCGCTGCGCATCACCCTGGTCCGCTCCCCCGAGGCCCGCGAGCGCCTGGTCAAGCACATGGCCGAGGGCAACCAGGCGAAGACGGCGACCGCCCCGCTGGTCGCGATCCTCTCCGCCGACAACGAGTTCCACGAGGAGCTCCCGGCCCTGCTCCCGCACTTCCCGCAGGCCAAGGACATGTTCTTCTCGGAGCGCCCGGTCCGCGAGCAGTCCGCCGTGCTGAACGCCGCCCTCCAGGCCGCGTACTTCATCGTCGGCGTCCGCGCCGCCGGCCTCGCCGCCGGTCCGATGACCGGTCTGGACTTCGCCGGCCTCCAGAAGGAGTTCCTGGACGGCGACCACACCCCGCTGATGGTCGTCAACATCGGCAAGCCGGGCGAGGACGCCTGGTTCCCGCGCTCCCCGCGCCTGGCCTACGACGACGTCGTCACCACCGTCTGA
- a CDS encoding DUF4245 domain-containing protein, with translation MMGVAGMRGRQTVRGMFQSLGVIMVAAGVMYLFIPHDENAAPVKAKDYRVELLTAQRAAPYPVLAPEGLGADWKATVVSYKREKSDAWQLGFLSPDTQYVAIHQSTAAPGKYVPEVTHEAKNTGKTRTVAGQVWQRWEGSKYDALVRTEGGATTVVTGTASFDRLAEMAGSLKPHKA, from the coding sequence ATGATGGGCGTGGCAGGTATGCGAGGTAGGCAGACGGTACGAGGGATGTTCCAGTCCCTCGGGGTGATCATGGTCGCTGCGGGAGTGATGTATCTCTTCATCCCGCACGACGAGAACGCGGCGCCGGTCAAGGCGAAGGACTACCGCGTCGAGCTCCTGACGGCCCAGCGGGCGGCGCCTTATCCGGTGCTGGCGCCCGAGGGGCTCGGGGCGGACTGGAAGGCGACGGTCGTCTCGTACAAGCGGGAGAAGAGCGACGCCTGGCAGCTCGGTTTCCTCTCCCCGGACACGCAGTACGTGGCGATCCACCAGTCGACGGCGGCGCCGGGCAAGTACGTGCCCGAGGTCACGCACGAGGCGAAGAACACGGGGAAGACCCGGACGGTGGCCGGCCAGGTCTGGCAGCGCTGGGAGGGGTCGAAGTACGACGCGCTCGTCCGTACGGAGGGCGGCGCGACGACCGTCGTGACCGGTACGGCCTCCTTCGACCGGCTGGCCGAGATGGCGGGCTCGCTCAAGCCGCACAAGGCCTGA
- the glpX gene encoding class II fructose-bisphosphatase encodes MTESHHLPPELVVSPEAPDRNLALELVRVTEAAAMAAGRWVGRGDKIGADGAAVNAMRTLISTVSMNGVVVIGEGEKDEAPMLFNGERVGDGTGPEVDIAVDPIDGTTLNAKGMPNAIAVLAAADRGTMFDPSAVFYMDKLVTGPEAADFVDINAPVSVNIRRVAKAKNSSPEDITVMILDRPRHEGIVKEIRETGARIKFISDGDVAGSIMAVREGTGVDMLMGVGGTPEGIISACAIKCLGGVIQGKLWPKDEAERQKALDAGHDLDRVLSTNDLVSGDNVFFVATGITDGELLRGVRYRAETATTQSLVMRSKSGTIRQIDSTHRLSKLRAYSKIDFDRAK; translated from the coding sequence ATGACCGAGAGCCATCACCTGCCGCCCGAGCTCGTCGTCTCCCCTGAGGCCCCCGACCGGAACCTCGCCCTCGAGCTGGTCCGCGTCACCGAGGCCGCCGCCATGGCCGCCGGCCGCTGGGTCGGCCGCGGCGACAAGATCGGCGCGGACGGCGCGGCGGTCAACGCCATGCGGACCCTGATCTCCACCGTCTCGATGAACGGCGTCGTCGTCATCGGCGAGGGCGAGAAGGACGAAGCCCCGATGCTCTTCAACGGCGAGCGGGTCGGCGACGGCACCGGCCCCGAGGTCGACATCGCCGTCGACCCGATCGACGGCACCACGCTCAACGCCAAGGGCATGCCGAACGCGATCGCCGTCCTGGCCGCCGCCGACCGCGGCACCATGTTCGACCCGTCCGCGGTCTTCTACATGGACAAGCTGGTCACCGGCCCCGAGGCCGCCGACTTCGTCGACATCAACGCCCCCGTCTCGGTCAACATCCGCCGGGTCGCCAAGGCGAAGAACTCCTCGCCCGAGGACATCACGGTCATGATCCTGGACCGCCCCCGTCACGAGGGCATCGTCAAGGAGATCCGCGAGACCGGCGCCCGGATCAAGTTCATCTCGGACGGCGACGTCGCCGGTTCGATCATGGCCGTCCGCGAGGGCACGGGCGTCGACATGCTCATGGGCGTCGGCGGCACGCCCGAGGGCATCATCTCCGCCTGCGCCATCAAGTGCCTCGGCGGTGTGATCCAGGGCAAGCTGTGGCCGAAGGACGAGGCCGAGCGTCAGAAGGCGCTCGACGCGGGCCACGACCTGGACCGGGTGCTCTCCACGAACGACCTGGTCAGCGGTGACAACGTGTTCTTCGTCGCGACCGGCATCACCGACGGCGAGCTGCTGCGCGGCGTGCGCTACCGCGCCGAGACGGCGACGACGCAGTCGCTGGTCATGCGCTCGAAGTCCGGCACGATCCGCCAGATCGACTCGACGCACCGACTCTCGAAGCTGCGCGCGTACAGCAAGATCGACTTCGACCGCGCCAAGTAA
- a CDS encoding WhiB family transcriptional regulator: MLPLPHQPLQVAAVPPQRTPAREDEAGPWHAEAACRRDEAGLFFAPSKEPTAARLAREEAAKRVCARCPVMIECREHALLQPEPYGVWGGLTAAERRVVLARRRRREVELRKASATDGRIAQAG; this comes from the coding sequence GTGCTGCCACTGCCGCATCAGCCCCTCCAGGTCGCCGCCGTTCCCCCTCAGCGCACACCTGCCCGGGAGGACGAGGCCGGCCCCTGGCACGCGGAGGCGGCGTGCCGCCGGGACGAGGCCGGGCTGTTCTTCGCCCCCTCCAAGGAGCCGACCGCAGCGCGGCTCGCGCGGGAGGAGGCGGCCAAGCGGGTCTGCGCCCGTTGTCCGGTGATGATCGAGTGCCGGGAGCACGCGCTGCTCCAGCCCGAGCCGTACGGGGTGTGGGGCGGCCTCACCGCCGCGGAGCGCCGGGTGGTCCTGGCCAGGCGCCGGCGGCGCGAGGTGGAGCTGAGGAAGGCGTCCGCGACCGACGGACGGATCGCCCAGGCGGGCTGA
- a CDS encoding DUF1707 SHOCT-like domain-containing protein, with protein sequence MDLEKKPEPEKQPQPQRSAAPAEPAPAETAFADPRGALRASDADRDRIADILRDALAEGRIDPEEHSDRIDAVYRAKTVGELEPIVSDLPGPRTRRDPEPAYDYDPGDPDAAADSLVAIFSSATRKGRWRVGRRTNAFALFGNIEIDLTEAIFAQRLTTINATSIFGNVEVRVPENISLRGNGSGVFGNFEVVTLEGVDPQAPVVVVNGYSVFGNVEARPKRGKWITDLQDKLRKHLGH encoded by the coding sequence GTGGACCTCGAAAAGAAGCCCGAACCCGAAAAGCAGCCGCAGCCGCAGCGGTCGGCCGCGCCCGCCGAACCCGCCCCGGCCGAGACCGCTTTCGCCGACCCGCGAGGCGCGCTGCGGGCATCCGACGCGGACCGGGACCGGATCGCGGACATCCTCCGGGATGCCCTGGCCGAGGGCCGGATCGATCCCGAGGAGCACTCGGACCGGATCGACGCCGTCTACCGCGCCAAGACCGTCGGAGAGCTGGAGCCGATCGTCAGCGACCTGCCGGGCCCCCGGACCCGCCGGGACCCGGAACCGGCGTACGACTACGACCCGGGCGACCCCGACGCCGCCGCGGACAGCCTCGTCGCGATCTTCTCCAGCGCGACCCGCAAGGGCCGGTGGCGGGTGGGCCGCAGGACGAACGCCTTCGCGCTCTTCGGGAACATCGAGATCGATCTGACCGAGGCGATCTTCGCGCAGCGCCTGACCACCATCAACGCCACGTCGATCTTCGGGAACGTCGAGGTGCGCGTCCCGGAGAACATCAGCCTGCGCGGCAACGGCAGCGGAGTCTTCGGCAACTTCGAGGTGGTGACCCTGGAAGGTGTCGATCCGCAGGCCCCGGTCGTCGTCGTCAACGGCTACTCGGTCTTCGGGAACGTCGAGGCGAGGCCCAAGCGCGGCAAGTGGATCACCGACCTCCAGGACAAGCTGCGCAAGCACCTCGGCCACTGA
- a CDS encoding fumarate hydratase has translation MPEFAYSDLLPLGEDTTPYRLVTSEGVSTFEADGRTFLKVEPEALRTLAAEAIHDIQHFLRPAHLAQLRRIIDDPEASGNDKFVALDLLKNANIAAAGVLPMCQDTGTAIVMGKRGQNVLTPGRDEEALSKGIYDAYTKLNLRYSQMAPVTMWEEKNTGSNLPAQIELYATDGGAYKFLFMAKGGGSANKSFLYQETKAVLNEASMMKFLEEKIRSLGTAACPPYHLAIVVGGTSAEFALKTAKYASAHYLDELPTEGSAVTGHGFRDKELEEKVFELTQKIGIGAQFGGKYFCHDVRVVRLPRHGASLPVAIAVSCSADRQAVAKITAEGVFLEQLETDPARFLPETTDEHLNEASDVVTIDLNQPMDDILAELTKYPVKTRLSLNGPLVVARDIAHAKIKERLDAGEEMPQYLKDHPVYYAGPAKTPEGYASGSFGPTTAGRMDSYVEQFQAAGGSKVMLAKGNRSQQVTSACGSHGGFYLGSIGGPAARLAQDCIKKVEVVEYEELGMEAVWKIEVEDFPAFIVVDDKGNDFFQNPAPEPTFTHIPVRGPGLG, from the coding sequence ATGCCAGAGTTTGCGTACTCCGATCTGCTGCCCCTGGGAGAGGACACCACGCCCTACCGCCTGGTGACCTCCGAAGGTGTCTCCACCTTCGAGGCCGACGGCCGTACGTTCCTCAAGGTCGAGCCCGAGGCGCTGCGCACGCTCGCCGCCGAGGCGATCCACGACATCCAGCACTTCCTGCGCCCGGCCCACCTGGCCCAGCTGCGCCGGATCATCGACGACCCGGAGGCGTCGGGCAACGACAAGTTCGTCGCGCTCGACCTCCTCAAGAACGCGAACATCGCGGCCGCGGGCGTCCTCCCCATGTGCCAGGACACCGGCACCGCGATCGTCATGGGCAAGCGCGGCCAGAACGTGCTGACCCCGGGCCGCGACGAGGAGGCCCTGTCGAAGGGCATCTACGACGCGTACACCAAGCTCAACCTGCGGTACTCGCAGATGGCCCCCGTCACCATGTGGGAGGAGAAGAACACCGGCTCGAACCTGCCCGCGCAGATCGAGCTGTACGCGACCGACGGCGGCGCGTACAAGTTCCTCTTCATGGCCAAGGGCGGCGGCTCCGCCAACAAGTCCTTCCTCTACCAGGAGACGAAGGCCGTCCTCAACGAGGCGAGCATGATGAAGTTCCTGGAGGAGAAGATCCGCTCGCTCGGCACGGCCGCCTGCCCGCCGTACCACCTGGCGATCGTCGTCGGCGGCACGAGCGCCGAGTTCGCGCTCAAGACCGCGAAGTACGCCTCCGCGCACTACCTGGACGAGCTGCCCACCGAGGGCTCGGCCGTGACCGGCCACGGCTTCCGCGACAAGGAGCTGGAGGAGAAGGTCTTCGAGCTGACGCAGAAGATCGGCATCGGCGCGCAGTTCGGCGGCAAGTACTTCTGCCACGACGTCCGCGTCGTCCGCCTCCCCCGCCACGGCGCCTCGCTGCCCGTCGCGATCGCCGTCTCCTGCTCGGCCGACCGCCAGGCCGTCGCGAAGATCACCGCCGAGGGCGTCTTCCTGGAGCAGCTGGAGACCGACCCGGCGCGCTTCCTGCCGGAGACGACGGACGAGCACCTGAACGAGGCGTCCGACGTCGTCACCATCGACCTGAACCAGCCGATGGACGACATCCTCGCCGAGCTGACCAAGTACCCGGTCAAGACCCGCCTCTCCCTCAACGGCCCGCTCGTCGTGGCGCGCGACATCGCGCACGCCAAGATCAAGGAGCGCCTGGACGCGGGCGAGGAGATGCCGCAGTACCTGAAGGACCACCCGGTCTACTACGCGGGCCCGGCGAAGACCCCCGAGGGGTACGCCTCCGGCTCCTTCGGCCCGACGACGGCCGGCCGCATGGACTCGTACGTGGAGCAGTTCCAGGCGGCGGGCGGCTCGAAGGTCATGCTGGCCAAGGGCAACCGCTCGCAGCAGGTCACGAGCGCGTGCGGCAGCCACGGCGGCTTCTACCTCGGCTCGATCGGCGGCCCGGCGGCCCGTCTCGCGCAGGACTGCATCAAGAAGGTCGAGGTCGTCGAGTACGAGGAGCTCGGCATGGAGGCGGTCTGGAAGATCGAGGTCGAGGACTTCCCGGCCTTCATCGTCGTGGACGACAAGGGCAACGACTTCTTCCAGAACCCGGCGCCCGAGCCGACCTTCACGCACATCCCGGTGCGCGGTCCCGGCCTCGGCTGA
- a CDS encoding HAD family acid phosphatase → MPSAPPATHTTPTAPSSARRRVAAGATGALALTAFLVVGPAPAASAADPDTHLVSTAALADVDYATWRKDVAAVVAEARPYIEERAKDAGSEKQAIVLDIDNSSLETDFHPFWELPTPAIADVRDLVKDAHDKGVAVFFVTARPGIIHSLTDWNLKRAGYPVDGLYVRSLPDLFAEVSAYKTEKRAEIEAKGYTIIANIGNNTTDIVGGHAERAFKLPDYDGKLS, encoded by the coding sequence ATGCCCTCCGCACCCCCCGCCACCCACACCACCCCCACCGCGCCCTCGTCCGCCCGCAGGCGTGTCGCCGCCGGCGCCACGGGCGCGCTGGCCCTGACGGCCTTCCTCGTCGTCGGCCCCGCGCCCGCCGCCTCCGCGGCCGACCCGGACACCCACCTGGTGTCGACCGCCGCCCTCGCGGACGTGGACTACGCGACCTGGCGCAAGGACGTGGCCGCCGTCGTCGCCGAGGCCCGCCCGTACATCGAGGAGCGCGCGAAGGACGCCGGCAGCGAGAAGCAGGCGATCGTCCTCGACATCGACAACTCCTCCCTGGAGACCGACTTCCACCCCTTCTGGGAGCTGCCGACCCCGGCCATCGCGGACGTCCGTGACCTGGTCAAGGACGCCCACGACAAGGGAGTGGCGGTCTTCTTCGTCACCGCCCGCCCCGGGATCATCCACTCCCTCACCGACTGGAACCTGAAGCGGGCCGGATACCCCGTCGACGGCCTGTACGTGCGCTCGCTGCCCGACCTGTTCGCCGAGGTCAGCGCGTACAAGACGGAGAAGCGCGCGGAGATCGAGGCCAAGGGCTACACGATCATCGCGAACATCGGCAACAACACCACCGACATCGTCGGCGGGCACGCCGAGCGCGCCTTCAAGCTGCCCGACTACGACGGCAAGCTCTCCTGA
- a CDS encoding lipoprotein codes for MEHPIRIMVPAAALLVSGVLTAGCAAPEPLPEVTQGARPAAAPSTTPAAPATTAVAASHATLGGPGTACALPVSFGLAEKWKPEAIENPENEEFAALTRQGPATVRCEVDAKPAGNVGYLRVWTAGKGSARAALEGFVKAEEKTSAVTYRETKAGALPATEVTYIVRNDLMEESKEERAFAVATPKGTVIVHLGGLDTEEHRAMLPAYELAKTTLKLG; via the coding sequence ATGGAACACCCGATACGGATCATGGTCCCGGCCGCCGCTCTCCTGGTCAGCGGGGTGCTGACGGCCGGTTGCGCCGCCCCCGAACCGCTGCCCGAGGTCACCCAGGGCGCCCGGCCGGCCGCGGCGCCGAGCACGACCCCGGCGGCGCCGGCCACGACGGCCGTGGCCGCCTCGCACGCGACCCTCGGCGGGCCGGGCACGGCCTGCGCGCTGCCCGTCTCCTTCGGGCTGGCGGAGAAGTGGAAGCCCGAGGCGATCGAGAACCCGGAGAACGAGGAGTTCGCGGCGCTCACCCGCCAGGGACCGGCCACGGTCCGCTGCGAGGTGGACGCCAAGCCGGCGGGGAACGTCGGCTACCTGCGGGTGTGGACGGCAGGGAAGGGCTCCGCCCGGGCCGCCCTCGAAGGTTTCGTGAAGGCCGAGGAGAAGACCTCCGCCGTCACCTACCGGGAGACGAAGGCGGGTGCGCTGCCCGCCACCGAGGTGACGTACATCGTCCGCAACGATCTGATGGAGGAGTCCAAGGAGGAGCGGGCCTTCGCCGTCGCGACCCCGAAGGGGACGGTGATCGTCCACCTCGGCGGACTCGACACGGAGGAACACCGGGCGATGCTCCCGGCGTACGAGCTGGCCAAGACCACGCTGAAGCTCGGCTGA
- a CDS encoding ricin-type beta-trefoil lectin domain protein — protein sequence MTRTRYRLRWPIAAVAAAAAALGTMTAAAPAGAAGTLTASVTASVPLPPELEAIRAAEATKIYGDPAERPLAQRKTGLISLGDSEISGEGVGTYEPPTNGPTNWCHRSPDAAIHRTGIPADLTFNVSCSGAYTGNIRIGGSKQYADELVQSDNLAVKARNTRIKMVLLVAGANDDLQFGPVMTDCVQRYLLLQGACEPKYAPGWQARVDALVPKVEQTVRDLKTVMRDAGYADGDYKLVVMGYPSPIGPDFHDNPSFPGKLSCGGLGYDSDTVWGRNTAVPAFERGMRKAAASTGAVYLDNSRLFHGHEVCMEDTWARGLYIDLSKPGTPDENSVRQSFHPNARGHAAFASCLTQIYDSGLREAGCADVASSGRPTLFPVAWDDAYKPLRNQATGQCLDVEAASSANDTGLVGWDCHGGRNQGWWYDSARQTVHTQLTQDRCVDVPASGFQAGKALIIWNCHGGANQKFVRDGATIRPSGATGLCLTQGAAKEPIRLQNCDGSANQKFA from the coding sequence ATGACGCGCACCAGGTACAGACTCCGCTGGCCCATCGCGGCCGTCGCCGCGGCCGCCGCCGCGCTCGGCACGATGACCGCCGCCGCGCCCGCCGGAGCCGCCGGCACCCTCACAGCATCGGTCACCGCTTCCGTACCGCTCCCGCCCGAGCTGGAGGCGATCCGGGCCGCCGAGGCCACCAAGATCTACGGCGACCCCGCCGAGCGCCCGCTCGCGCAGCGCAAGACCGGCCTGATCTCCCTCGGCGACAGCGAGATCTCCGGCGAGGGCGTCGGCACGTACGAACCCCCCACCAACGGCCCGACCAACTGGTGCCACCGCTCGCCGGACGCCGCCATCCACCGCACCGGCATCCCCGCGGACCTCACCTTCAACGTCTCCTGCTCCGGCGCCTACACCGGCAACATCCGGATCGGCGGCTCGAAGCAGTACGCCGACGAGCTCGTCCAGAGCGACAACCTCGCCGTGAAGGCCCGCAACACCCGGATCAAGATGGTCCTGCTCGTCGCCGGAGCCAACGACGACCTGCAGTTCGGCCCCGTCATGACCGACTGCGTCCAGCGCTACCTGCTCCTCCAGGGCGCCTGCGAGCCCAAGTACGCCCCCGGCTGGCAGGCCCGCGTCGACGCGCTCGTCCCCAAGGTCGAGCAGACCGTGCGCGACCTCAAGACCGTCATGCGCGACGCCGGATACGCCGACGGCGACTACAAGCTCGTCGTCATGGGCTACCCCAGCCCCATCGGCCCCGACTTCCACGACAACCCCTCCTTCCCCGGCAAGCTGAGCTGCGGCGGCCTCGGCTACGACTCCGACACCGTCTGGGGCCGCAACACCGCCGTCCCCGCCTTCGAACGCGGCATGCGCAAGGCCGCCGCCTCGACGGGGGCCGTCTACCTCGACAACTCGCGGCTCTTCCACGGCCACGAGGTCTGTATGGAGGACACCTGGGCCCGCGGGCTCTACATCGACCTCTCCAAGCCCGGGACCCCGGACGAGAACTCGGTCCGGCAGTCCTTCCACCCCAACGCCCGGGGACACGCCGCCTTCGCCTCGTGCCTCACGCAGATCTACGACTCGGGTCTCCGCGAGGCCGGCTGCGCCGACGTCGCCTCCTCGGGCAGGCCGACGCTCTTCCCGGTCGCCTGGGACGACGCGTACAAGCCGCTGAGGAACCAGGCCACCGGCCAGTGCCTCGACGTCGAGGCCGCCTCCTCGGCCAACGACACCGGACTGGTCGGCTGGGACTGCCACGGCGGCCGCAACCAGGGCTGGTGGTACGACTCCGCCCGCCAGACCGTCCACACGCAGCTCACCCAGGACCGCTGCGTCGACGTGCCCGCGTCCGGCTTCCAGGCGGGCAAGGCGCTCATCATCTGGAACTGCCACGGCGGTGCCAACCAGAAGTTCGTCCGTGACGGCGCCACGATCCGGCCCAGCGGCGCGACGGGCCTCTGCCTCACCCAGGGCGCGGCGAAGGAGCCGATCCGGCTCCAGAACTGCGACGGCTCCGCGAACCAGAAGTTCGCGTAG